DNA from Candidatus Micrarchaeia archaeon:
CGTGAAAGTAGTTTAGCTTCTTGTCTAGTTCTTTCTGTTCTTAATTTTTCATCTAATGATTTTTCTCTATATTCTTTTTCAATTCTTTCTTTAACTAATGCATTTAAATCAAAATAATTAATTGGATAAACAATTGCTTCTGCTCCTTTAAACTTCTGCATATTTTTGGCCCCCTAAAATTGACCTAAATAAAAATCCCATTATCATTAACATTATTATAAAAGAAACAGCACTTCCACCACCAATTAAGAATAATATTCCTAAGGAGATTAAAACTATTGTTAGCCATATCCCAATATTATATGATATTACTTTTCCACCATCTAATGGGTGCATTGGGACCATATTAAATGCAGCTAAAAATGCATTTATATATGCAGAAAATAATAAAACATGTAACCAAAATCCAGTTGAAAATAATTCACCTGCCATTAAGCCAAACCCTTCTGTTGCTCCTTCAATTGTTCCTGTTGAAATTAAACTTGTTAATAAAAAGATCCCTATAAATGCAGATATAGATAAAATGATATTAACAATTGCGCCAGCAGAAGCAATATGCCCTCTTTCTTTTTTAGTTAAATATCCCGAAGAAGCAATATAAACTGCACCTGGAGCTGCAAATATAAATCCCGAAAATATACCTAATATAAACATAAA
Protein-coding regions in this window:
- a CDS encoding M50 family metallopeptidase, which gives rise to MEDYIPVQKKYTFTSREILEIIISVLAISLALTFATGVVSNPEAGIIEVITQRIFQSPEQFTYNFMLFLFAVSPGFVLHEMGHKFTAIKYGCYAEFRSWTFGLLFMFILGIFSGFIFAAPGAVYIASSGYLTKKERGHIASAGAIVNIILSISAFIGIFLLTSLISTGTIEGATEGFGLMAGELFSTGFWLHVLLFSAYINAFLAAFNMVPMHPLDGGKVISYNIGIWLTIVLISLGILFLIGGGSAVSFIIMLMIMGFLFRSILGGQKYAEV